Proteins encoded in a region of the Tribolium castaneum strain GA2 chromosome 7, icTriCast1.1, whole genome shotgun sequence genome:
- the hyx gene encoding parafibromin, with protein MADPLSLLRQYNVNKKEIIEREGQIIFGEFSWPKNVKTNYLMWGSGKDGTPKEYYTLECLLFILKNVSLTHPVYVRQAAAENIPVVRRPDRKELLAYLNGETASCPAIDKSAPLEIPTQVKRSADYEGPESIAKKPRFEDLHVQKVREKLAARLDAPKEASVTVDNIKSLSEAMSVEKIAAIKAKRLAKKRTTIKGNDDIGQEYDIRAILDLDVDLTKDIISRERQWRTRTTILQSNGKTFAKNILAMLHSIKAREEGRQRPPQQAPIVTPRQTPVRPTTQPAVYNRYDQERFNRQKEETEGFKIDTMGTYHGMTLKSVTEGPVKARPQPIQPQTPLPVSAARPPSGGLTKRVSRTPIIIIPAGTNSLISMYNAKEILQDLKFVSVEQKKNEGAKRDNEVLVQRQRNGQTVPYRVVDNPAKLSPSDWDRVVAVFVMGPAWQFKGYPWENPVEIFSKVAAFHIKYDEMKLDANVERWAVTVIELSRTKRHLDRAALMVFWEKLDRHIMQFKPHLRF; from the exons tttaatGTGGGG TTCTGGCAAAGACGGAACCCCTAAGGAATACTACACGTTGGAatgtttgttgtttattttgaaaaatgtatcaCTGACTCATCCTGTATATGTGCGACAAGCCGCTGCTGAGAATATACCAGTAGTGAGAAGACCTGACAGAAAGGAACTCTTGGCTTATCTAAATGGCGAAACGGCGAGTTGTCCTGCGATTGATAAAAGTGCTCCTCTTGAAATACCCACACAg gTCAAAAGATCTGCTGACTATGAAGGGCCTGAAAGTATTGCAAAAAAGCCCCGGTTTGAGGACTTGCATGTGCAAAAAGTTAGGGAGAAGTTGGCCGCCCGACTCGATGCCCCTAAAGAGGCTTCAGTCACTGTTGATAATATCAA ATCATTGTCTGAAGCCATGTCTGTGGAAAAAATTGCAGCGATTAAAGCCAAGCGTTTGGCAAAGAAACGAACCACAATTAAAGGCAATGATGATATAGGGCAAGAGTACGACATTCGGGCTATTCTTGACTTGGATGTGGACTTGACCAAAGACATTATCAGTCGTGAGAGACAGTGGAGGACCAGAACTACAATTCTGCAATCTAATGGCAAG aCCTTTGCCAAGAACATTTTGGCAATGTTGCACAGTATAAAAGCCCGCGAGGAGGGCCGTCAGCGCCCCCCACAACAAGCCCCCATCGTCACCCCCCGCCAAACCCCCGTCAGACCCACCACACAACCCGCAGTCTACAACCGTTACGATCAGGAACGTTTCAACCGACAAAAAGAAGAGACTGAAGGCTTCAAAATCGATACCATGGGCACATACCACGGCATGACCCTTAAATCAGTAACTGAAGGTCCCGTCAAAGCCCGCCCTCAACCCATCCAACCCCAAACACCCCTTCCTGTAAGCGCAGCGCGACCGCCTTCCGGAGGCCTCACCAAAAGAGTCTCCCGAACACCAATTATCATAATACCAGCTGGGACAAACAGTCTTATTTCGATGTACAACGCTAAAGAAATTCTACAAGATTTGAAATTCGTTTCGGTGGAGCAGAAGAAAAACGAGGGGGCGAAACGAGATAATGAAGTTCTGGTTCAGAGACAGAGAAATGGACAAACTGTGCCCTATCGAGTGGTGGATAATCCGGCAAAGTTGAGTCCGAGTGATTGGGATCGAGTTGTCGCTGTGTTTGTAATGGGGCCTGCGTGGCAATTCAAAGGATATCCATGGGAGAATCCAGTCGAGATTTTTTCTAAAG TTGCTGCATTTCATATTAAATATGATGAGATGAAATTGGATGCAAATGTGGAGAGATGGGCTGTGACTGTTATTGAACTCTCGAGGACGAAAAGGCACTTGGATAGAGCAGCATTGATGGTGTTTTGGGAGAAACTCGATCG GCATATCATGCAGTTTAAACCCCACTTACGCTTCTGA